In one window of Kosmotoga pacifica DNA:
- a CDS encoding 2-oxoacid:acceptor oxidoreductase family protein — protein sequence MSENILIAAGFGGQGVMLLGQILATAAMYDDKHSTWLPSYGPEMRGGTANCTVVISDETIGSPITDTPGELIIMNIPSLLKFESTLKKEGLLILNTSVVDREPQRKDIEIVKVNANKVAEEIGNTKVANMVMLGAYLERTGAVSVESVEKALRKKLTGKKAALIEMNLKAIEAGMKLARK from the coding sequence ATGAGCGAAAACATTCTCATAGCTGCCGGATTCGGAGGACAGGGAGTAATGCTTCTAGGTCAGATCCTGGCAACGGCTGCCATGTACGACGATAAACACAGCACATGGTTACCTTCCTACGGACCTGAGATGCGCGGTGGAACAGCTAACTGCACCGTGGTTATAAGTGATGAGACCATTGGCTCTCCGATAACCGATACCCCAGGCGAACTCATTATCATGAACATACCGTCTCTGCTGAAATTTGAATCGACATTGAAAAAAGAAGGGCTGTTGATTCTCAACACATCGGTTGTTGATAGAGAACCCCAGAGAAAAGATATCGAAATTGTTAAGGTAAACGCCAACAAAGTAGCCGAGGAAATTGGCAACACAAAAGTGGCGAACATGGTCATGCTCGGTGCGTATCTTGAGAGGACAGGGGCAGTCTCTGTCGAGAGTGTCGAAAAAGCACTGAGAAAAAAGCTTACTGGGAAAAAAGCTGCTCTGATCGAAATGAATCTCAAGGCTATCGAGGCGGGAATGAAATTAGCAAGAAAATAA
- a CDS encoding thiamine pyrophosphate-dependent enzyme, with protein sequence MAAKAIFERPKSLSDKEFTYCPGCHHGIVHRLIAEVIDELGIQGKTLMVAPVGCSVFAYTFFDVDGTVAAHGRAPAVATGMKRAMPDRVVFTYQGDGDLAAIGTAEIIHAANRGERITTIFINNAIYGMTGGQMAPTTLLGMKTTTSPYGREADREGYPIHVSEVLKELSGVVYLERVAVSSPAEVRKAKQAIKKAFIAQIKGLGFSLVEVLSTCPTNWGLDPIEAMKWLNENLKKEYPLGVFVDKVGELK encoded by the coding sequence ATGGCAGCCAAGGCGATATTCGAAAGACCAAAATCCCTTTCTGATAAAGAGTTCACGTACTGTCCTGGGTGTCATCACGGAATCGTTCATCGGCTAATAGCTGAGGTCATCGATGAACTTGGAATACAGGGTAAGACTCTCATGGTGGCTCCTGTGGGGTGTTCTGTTTTCGCTTATACCTTCTTCGATGTTGATGGAACCGTCGCTGCGCATGGTAGGGCACCAGCAGTTGCAACGGGAATGAAACGAGCAATGCCCGACAGAGTGGTCTTCACTTATCAGGGCGATGGTGACCTTGCAGCGATCGGCACCGCAGAAATAATCCATGCTGCCAACAGAGGAGAAAGAATAACAACCATTTTCATAAACAATGCTATTTACGGAATGACTGGCGGTCAGATGGCTCCTACCACCCTTCTTGGGATGAAGACAACCACTTCACCGTATGGTAGAGAGGCAGACAGAGAAGGTTATCCTATACATGTCAGCGAAGTTCTAAAAGAACTCTCTGGTGTAGTTTACCTGGAAAGAGTTGCTGTAAGTTCTCCAGCTGAAGTGAGAAAAGCTAAACAGGCTATAAAAAAAGCCTTCATCGCTCAGATCAAGGGTCTGGGATTTTCTCTCGTCGAAGTTCTTTCCACCTGTCCCACGAATTGGGGACTGGATCCCATCGAGGCAATGAAATGGCTAAACGAAAACTTGAAAAAGGAGTATCCCCTTGGCGTCTTTGTTGACAAGGTAGGTGAGCTGAAATGA
- a CDS encoding 3-methyl-2-oxobutanoate dehydrogenase subunit VorB — translation MAEKVMVKGNEAMAEAAIRAGCRLYFGYPITPQSELTEYMARRLPEVKGTFLQSESEVAAVNMIYGAASTGTRVMTSTSSPGFSLMQEGISYIAGAELPCVFINVVRGGPGLGDIQPAQSDYFQATKGGGHGDYNLIVLAPSSVQEAVDLVQLAFDLADKYRNPALILADGMLGQMMEPVEFPDFRDLNTLPDHSSWAMQGCEGREPHKITSFDIDPINLEKMNIGYQKKYREIEANEVRYDTEMIDDAEYLLVGYGTMARILGSVVKKARSEGIKVGLFRPITLWPFPYKELESAVSGKKAVLTVEMSTGQMVEDVKLAVNGKIKVDFYGRTGGVVPTPEEVLRELKKIVERSE, via the coding sequence ATGGCTGAAAAAGTTATGGTTAAAGGAAATGAAGCTATGGCCGAAGCCGCTATAAGGGCAGGCTGTAGACTCTATTTTGGTTACCCCATTACACCACAATCAGAACTCACGGAATACATGGCCAGAAGACTTCCCGAAGTCAAGGGAACCTTTCTTCAGTCCGAAAGTGAAGTAGCTGCTGTAAACATGATATACGGAGCGGCCAGCACTGGAACTCGCGTGATGACTTCCACTTCCAGTCCGGGGTTTAGTCTAATGCAGGAAGGCATCTCTTACATCGCCGGTGCTGAACTTCCCTGTGTGTTCATCAACGTTGTCCGTGGAGGTCCTGGCCTGGGAGATATCCAGCCGGCACAGAGCGACTACTTTCAGGCAACGAAGGGCGGAGGCCATGGCGACTATAATTTGATCGTTCTTGCTCCCAGCTCTGTTCAGGAAGCTGTGGACCTCGTTCAACTGGCTTTCGATCTTGCTGATAAATATAGGAACCCGGCTCTTATCCTGGCTGATGGAATGCTGGGACAGATGATGGAACCCGTGGAATTCCCGGATTTCAGAGACCTGAACACACTTCCGGACCATAGCTCATGGGCCATGCAGGGTTGCGAAGGCAGGGAACCTCACAAAATCACCTCCTTTGATATCGACCCTATCAATCTAGAAAAAATGAACATAGGATATCAGAAAAAATATAGAGAAATAGAAGCAAACGAAGTGCGCTACGACACTGAGATGATTGATGATGCCGAATACCTCCTTGTCGGATATGGAACCATGGCAAGAATCCTTGGCAGTGTTGTAAAAAAGGCCAGAAGTGAGGGCATTAAAGTTGGTCTGTTCAGACCAATAACGTTGTGGCCTTTCCCCTATAAGGAACTCGAAAGCGCTGTTTCTGGGAAGAAAGCTGTTCTCACCGTTGAAATGTCCACCGGTCAGATGGTTGAAGACGTTAAGTTAGCGGTGAACGGAAAGATAAAGGTCGATTTCTATGGCAGGACCGGTGGCGTTGTTCCCACACCTGAGGAAGTTCTGAGGGAACTCAAAAAGATCGTCGAGAGGAGTGAATGA
- a CDS encoding 4Fe-4S dicluster domain-containing protein, translating to MPKNFVTINEERCKGCGLCISVCPKKVLDFASHFNSKGYHPATQVDQENCIGCGFCYMMCPDTAITVYRENVEVRG from the coding sequence ATGCCAAAGAATTTCGTAACAATCAACGAAGAGCGTTGTAAAGGTTGCGGGTTATGCATAAGTGTCTGTCCCAAGAAGGTGCTGGATTTCGCCAGCCATTTTAACAGTAAAGGTTACCACCCCGCCACGCAGGTCGACCAGGAAAACTGTATCGGCTGTGGTTTTTGCTATATGATGTGTCCGGACACAGCGATTACTGTTTACCGTGAAAACGTCGAAGTAAGAGGATGA
- a CDS encoding cobalamin biosynthesis protein CobQ — protein sequence MFDSRISIFMGMFGSGKTEISLNVAVKLKEKFKRVALADIDVISPYFRSRDHVEELNRMGIKLIAPHGALMHADLPIISPVVHGYIANEEYSLVIDVGGNDDGAIALGSLKVALDGKNVKTYFVINPYRPFTNTVEKTVEHLQRLSRVSRRRIDFLINNANLGRETTVENVLFGEKFISRVSELTNIPVAATVIADDLNFEEEKFPIFKIKKFLKTPWEG from the coding sequence ATGTTTGACAGCAGGATATCGATCTTCATGGGGATGTTCGGCAGCGGAAAGACCGAGATCTCCTTGAATGTCGCCGTCAAGTTAAAAGAAAAATTCAAGAGAGTGGCTCTGGCTGATATAGACGTCATCAGCCCTTACTTCAGGTCCAGAGATCACGTTGAAGAGCTCAATCGTATGGGCATAAAACTTATCGCTCCCCATGGTGCGCTGATGCATGCTGACCTTCCAATAATATCTCCAGTTGTTCATGGTTATATCGCCAATGAGGAATATTCACTTGTGATCGACGTGGGCGGAAATGATGATGGTGCCATCGCTCTTGGCTCACTGAAGGTAGCATTGGATGGGAAGAATGTTAAGACTTATTTTGTTATCAACCCTTACAGACCTTTTACCAATACCGTTGAAAAGACCGTAGAACACCTCCAAAGGCTTTCAAGAGTTTCCAGGAGAAGAATCGACTTTCTAATAAACAATGCGAACCTCGGCCGGGAAACAACTGTGGAAAATGTTCTTTTCGGTGAAAAGTTTATCAGCAGGGTATCTGAACTCACTAATATTCCTGTGGCCGCTACGGTGATCGCAGATGATTTAAACTTTGAAGAAGAAAAATTTCCAATTTTCAAGATAAAAAAATTTCTTAAAACACCTTGGGAGGGTTGA
- the buk gene encoding butyrate kinase — translation MRILVINPGSTSTKLAIFENETIVETKTIRHSTEELSKFENLYSQKDFRKELILSFLSESGYSLDSFDAIVGRGGLLRPLKGGTYFVNDRMIDDLKAAKYGEHASNLGAILAKELTTNASKEIPAFIADPVVVDEMKEVAKFSGHPDFQRKSIFHALNQKAVARSVAQKYGRRYEEMNFVVVHMGGGISIGAHEKGRVVDVNNALNGDGPYTPERSGTLPLTQLIKLCFSKKYAKNEIKKLIKGKGGLVAYTGTNDCTKIQQRLRNGETGELELFYRGMAYQITKWIGKMAAALKGEVDAIILTGGLAHDTKYLVPWISEKVSFIAPVEVVPGGNEELALALAACRVLKGEEKAKTY, via the coding sequence ATGAGAATCCTCGTGATCAATCCCGGATCAACCTCAACAAAGCTCGCCATATTTGAGAACGAAACAATCGTTGAAACCAAAACAATCAGACATTCAACAGAAGAGCTTTCAAAATTCGAAAATCTGTATTCCCAGAAGGATTTCAGAAAAGAACTGATCCTAAGCTTTCTCAGTGAGAGTGGATATTCATTAGATAGCTTCGATGCCATCGTCGGTAGAGGAGGACTATTAAGGCCTCTTAAGGGTGGTACTTATTTCGTTAATGATAGGATGATAGATGACCTCAAGGCAGCAAAGTACGGCGAACACGCTTCAAACCTCGGGGCGATTCTCGCCAAAGAGCTGACAACCAATGCTTCCAAAGAGATTCCCGCATTCATTGCCGACCCAGTAGTCGTCGATGAAATGAAGGAAGTAGCCAAATTCAGCGGGCATCCCGATTTTCAGCGAAAATCAATCTTCCACGCATTGAACCAGAAAGCAGTTGCTCGCTCCGTGGCTCAGAAGTATGGCAGAAGATATGAAGAAATGAACTTCGTTGTTGTTCATATGGGAGGCGGTATTTCGATAGGTGCCCACGAAAAAGGTAGAGTTGTAGATGTAAACAATGCTCTTAATGGAGACGGACCATACACACCCGAAAGATCCGGAACACTCCCGTTAACGCAGTTAATCAAGCTCTGCTTCAGTAAAAAGTATGCCAAGAATGAAATTAAAAAGCTGATAAAGGGCAAGGGGGGGCTGGTGGCGTACACTGGCACCAATGATTGCACCAAGATACAGCAAAGACTCAGAAACGGTGAAACGGGGGAACTGGAGCTGTTCTATCGCGGCATGGCATATCAGATTACTAAGTGGATCGGGAAAATGGCCGCCGCCCTTAAGGGAGAAGTAGATGCGATAATTCTCACCGGTGGTTTGGCTCATGACACCAAATACCTTGTCCCATGGATCAGCGAGAAGGTCTCTTTCATTGCTCCAGTTGAGGTCGTTCCAGGTGGGAACGAAGAACTTGCTCTTGCCCTTGCAGCTTGCAGGGTTTTGAAGGGTGAAGAGAAGGCCAAAACTTATTGA
- a CDS encoding bifunctional enoyl-CoA hydratase/phosphate acetyltransferase, translating into MIDKLSQLFDIAKGSDKKIAVAAAEDEIVLKAVKEAIERDLAEFVLFGDATELKKLCTNVGLSEGFKIVHAASTSEAVTAAVEAVACGKADLLMKGKIKTGELLSVYLKEEYGLRAGRTMNLVSVFEIPGFDRLLIVTDAGMVIAPSLKQKVDSIVNASKVAAALGIDNPKVAILGAIEVVNEKMPATIDAAILSKMAHRNQIPDVIVDGPLALDNAISEEAARHKGIDSPVAGKADILIMPDIEAGNIFYKAMVFLGGALVASTIMGGKAPIVLTSRADSDLTKLLSIALNVLIAKGASK; encoded by the coding sequence ATGATCGATAAACTCTCACAATTATTCGACATTGCGAAGGGCAGTGATAAAAAGATCGCCGTAGCTGCTGCGGAGGATGAGATCGTTCTAAAGGCAGTGAAAGAAGCCATTGAACGTGATCTTGCGGAATTCGTGTTATTTGGTGATGCAACGGAGTTAAAGAAACTTTGCACGAATGTCGGTTTATCAGAAGGTTTTAAAATAGTACACGCGGCTAGTACTTCTGAAGCTGTAACTGCTGCAGTCGAAGCAGTCGCCTGTGGAAAAGCTGATCTCCTGATGAAGGGTAAAATCAAAACTGGTGAGCTTTTGAGCGTTTATCTTAAAGAAGAATATGGACTCAGAGCCGGGCGGACAATGAACCTTGTGAGCGTGTTTGAAATACCAGGTTTTGACAGGCTGCTCATCGTAACCGATGCAGGAATGGTGATTGCGCCCAGTCTAAAACAAAAGGTGGATTCTATCGTTAACGCTTCAAAAGTCGCCGCCGCACTGGGAATAGATAATCCAAAGGTAGCCATCCTTGGTGCCATCGAGGTCGTAAATGAAAAGATGCCCGCTACCATCGATGCAGCTATACTTTCAAAGATGGCACATCGCAATCAAATTCCGGATGTGATTGTCGACGGTCCTCTCGCGCTTGATAACGCCATTTCAGAAGAAGCTGCAAGGCACAAAGGAATCGACAGTCCCGTTGCTGGAAAGGCTGATATCCTCATAATGCCAGATATAGAAGCCGGGAACATTTTCTACAAAGCTATGGTTTTTCTCGGTGGTGCCCTCGTTGCCAGTACCATAATGGGTGGAAAGGCACCCATTGTGTTGACCTCAAGAGCTGATTCAGATCTCACAAAACTCTTATCCATTGCCCTGAATGTTTTGATAGCAAAGGGGGCTTCAAAATGA
- the buk gene encoding butyrate kinase, translating into MRILVINPGSTSTKLGIYEDKQITRKEYVKHSPEEEEGMAVPDKVEARARAIEKFLSKNGYRVKDFNAIACRGGILPPLESGTYQVDEDMVNYLLHKAILDHPSNYAAPIGMILSKGEIPVFITDPVSVDELCPEARLTGIPQLKRMSLFHALNMKAVAREVAKEMETDVSKLTFVITHLGGGISVGLQVNGKMIDVNNSKDEGPFGSNRSGDLPVGDVVEKAFSGQFSEKELIKRYSSRGGLIAYLGTDNLQEVLQRAKNDEYAKKVLQAMVYQIAKEIGGLCAVAGGNVDAIILTGGMAYNPDFVEEIKSYISNFGLVVVKPGDNELLSLAMGAERVLSGEENAKCLSLEGIV; encoded by the coding sequence ATGAGAATACTCGTGATAAATCCCGGTTCGACTTCTACAAAACTCGGGATTTATGAAGACAAACAGATAACCAGAAAAGAATACGTCAAGCACTCTCCAGAAGAAGAGGAGGGTATGGCTGTTCCGGATAAGGTCGAAGCGAGGGCCAGAGCCATAGAAAAATTTCTCTCAAAAAACGGATACAGAGTGAAAGATTTCAATGCTATCGCCTGTCGTGGAGGAATTCTCCCTCCTTTAGAAAGTGGAACATACCAGGTTGACGAAGATATGGTCAATTATCTGCTGCATAAAGCCATTCTTGATCATCCCTCGAACTACGCAGCTCCCATAGGTATGATCCTCTCTAAAGGTGAGATCCCTGTGTTTATAACTGATCCGGTTTCGGTGGACGAATTATGCCCGGAAGCACGCTTGACAGGTATACCGCAGTTGAAAAGAATGAGCCTTTTCCATGCATTGAATATGAAAGCTGTCGCCAGAGAAGTTGCAAAAGAAATGGAAACCGATGTCAGCAAATTGACCTTTGTCATCACCCATCTCGGCGGAGGAATATCTGTGGGCTTACAGGTAAATGGAAAGATGATCGATGTTAATAACAGTAAGGATGAAGGGCCCTTTGGTTCCAACAGGTCCGGTGATCTCCCAGTGGGAGATGTGGTCGAAAAGGCTTTCAGCGGGCAATTCTCTGAAAAAGAATTGATAAAGCGTTATTCTAGCAGGGGAGGGCTCATTGCGTATCTCGGAACAGATAACCTGCAGGAAGTCCTTCAAAGAGCTAAAAATGATGAATATGCAAAGAAAGTTCTGCAGGCCATGGTATATCAAATCGCGAAGGAGATCGGTGGTCTGTGCGCAGTAGCAGGAGGAAATGTAGACGCCATTATTCTCACCGGTGGAATGGCTTACAATCCCGATTTTGTCGAAGAGATAAAATCCTACATTTCGAATTTTGGTCTTGTGGTCGTTAAACCGGGGGACAATGAATTACTTTCACTGGCAATGGGAGCCGAAAGAGTGCTTTCTGGAGAAGAAAACGCAAAATGCCTTTCACTGGAGGGAATAGTATGA